The following is a genomic window from Clostridium sp..
AATATCCTGGAGCACGTACTATGTGGAAGTATCCTCTGGGAACATTGGAAAGTGCGCTTTTGGCAGATGGAGTTAAGCCTGAAGATTTATATCCTTTGGATGTAGACAGGGCTTTTAAGAGCCTTGACAAGATAAAGAAGAATGTTAAACTCTGGTGGACTAGCGGGGCACAGACACCTCAGGCTCTTTCAAGTGGAGATGTTACTTTGGCAGCATCATGGAATAGTAGGATTGCAGAAGCCAAAAGAGAAGGAGCACCGGTAGACTTAGAATATAATCAAGCCTTAATAGGCGGAGATTCATGGGTAATACCAAAAGGAGCAAAACATAAGGATCTTGCCATGAAGTTTATTGCATATGTAACTACTCCAGAGCAGCAGGCAGCATTTTCGAAATTAATCGATGATGGACCAGCAAGTTCAAAAGCAGTTGATTTATTGCCGGAAGATAGAAAAAAGGCACTTGGTAAAACTGACGAAGATGCTAAAAAACAGATAATTGTAGATGTCAACTGGTGGGCTGACAATTATGAAGCTGTGGATAAGAGGTTTCAAGAATGGTTGATTCAGTAAAATGTATCAGTACTTTGAGATTATATAATCTCAAAGTACTGAGTATAGAAACAATCAACCGATGAATGGAGGGATAAAATTGATGGATGAAAATTTAAAAGGACAAAAATATGGATTAGAAAATAATTTTTTGTGGTCCAGATTCAGGAATTTACTGAATCCAAAATGGACGTTGATCTGGATTCCAGGATTGTTTGTACTGCTGTTTACGTTTATTCCTATATTGAAATTATTCAAATTGAGTTTTGTAGATCAGGATGGGTTTACATTAAAGTACCTATCTATGGTTTTTACACAGAAAATATATTTTCAGGTTATATTGCTTACGTTGAAAACTGGATTTTTAATAACAATAATATCCATTTTACTGGCATATCCTGTAGCTTATTTTATTGTGAAGACAAAATCTTCCAGAGCAAAAAGATTGGTTCTTCTTATAATTATGATACCATTTTGGATTAGCTTGCTGGTTCGTACTTTTTCATGGATAATAATTCTTCAGGATCAGGGCATATTGAATTCCTTTCTTATTCATATCGGATTGATAGACAAGCCAATGCATCTGCTGTACAATACTATATCTGTAACAATTGGTATGGTTCATGTTTTATTTCCATTTATGGTCTTGAATATTTATTCTTCCATGGAGAATATAGACATGCAATTGGTTCAGGTAGCAGAAGTCATGGGAGCAAAGCCGATTAGAGCTTTTTGGCAAATATTTTTTCCGCTGTCAGTTCCAGGGATATTGTCGGGCTCGATACTTGTATTTGTTCTATCATTAGGGTACTTTATAACCCCTTCATTATTGGGTGGATCAAAAAACATGCTGATTTCGACACTTATACAAAATAATATAAGTGCTACGTTGAACTGGCCTCTGGCATCTTCACTTGCACTGGTATTGTTTATAATCACCATGGCACTATTGTCCGTACTTGGGTTGCTGATGAAAAAATATCATATGATTGGAGATGAGTAGTAATGTGGTTGCCTATAGTTGTAATTGTCGTATTGTTCTTTCTTATAGCACCTGTATTTGTACTTATACCATTATCATTTACTTCTTTGACTTATTTTAAGTTTCCACCTCCAGGTTTTTCAACACAATGGTATAGAGCATTTTTCGACAACAGTCAATGGATGGAATGCTTTGGAAGAAGCATCGAAATATCCATACTGACGGTAATACTTTCGCTTGTTATAGGTACTATGGCTGCAGCGGCAGTTACTAGAATAGAATTTAAATATAAAGAAATTTTTATGGCATTTATGGTCATGCCTATGGTTATTCCTGTAATTATAATAAGCATAGCATTGTATAATGCTTTTTCTCCCCTAAGATTGACTGATACTATACAGGGTATAGTGCTTGCGCATACACTACTTTCCATACCAATGGTATTTGTAACTGTGATGACAGGTCTCAAAGGGGTTGATAGAAATATAGAACTGGCTGCCATGGGTTTGGGTTCCAGGTATATTGGCGTATTTTTTCATATAACACTGCCTCAAATAAAGGCCAGTATGCTGTCTGCGGCAATATTTGCCTTCAGTACCTCAATAGATGAAGTAACTGTAACTATGTTTATAGCCGGTGCAAATACCAAGACTCTTCCTGTTGCAATGTGGGAGAGCATGAGAAACAATATAGCTCCGGATATAGCTGCAGTATCAACAATATTGATAGGTATAACATTGTTGATGCTTGGTATACAGGGAATCATGAAGAGCAGAGTTGCCAAAATAAAACAGAATTAAATTCAACTTTTAAAACTGATGCATGGGCATCAGTTTTTTCATGCAGCCACAATTTTCTATCATGTTGTGTTAAAATTTT
Proteins encoded in this region:
- a CDS encoding ABC transporter permease; the protein is MWLPIVVIVVLFFLIAPVFVLIPLSFTSLTYFKFPPPGFSTQWYRAFFDNSQWMECFGRSIEISILTVILSLVIGTMAAAAVTRIEFKYKEIFMAFMVMPMVIPVIIISIALYNAFSPLRLTDTIQGIVLAHTLLSIPMVFVTVMTGLKGVDRNIELAAMGLGSRYIGVFFHITLPQIKASMLSAAIFAFSTSIDEVTVTMFIAGANTKTLPVAMWESMRNNIAPDIAAVSTILIGITLLMLGIQGIMKSRVAKIKQN
- a CDS encoding ABC transporter permease, with the protein product MDENLKGQKYGLENNFLWSRFRNLLNPKWTLIWIPGLFVLLFTFIPILKLFKLSFVDQDGFTLKYLSMVFTQKIYFQVILLTLKTGFLITIISILLAYPVAYFIVKTKSSRAKRLVLLIIMIPFWISLLVRTFSWIIILQDQGILNSFLIHIGLIDKPMHLLYNTISVTIGMVHVLFPFMVLNIYSSMENIDMQLVQVAEVMGAKPIRAFWQIFFPLSVPGILSGSILVFVLSLGYFITPSLLGGSKNMLISTLIQNNISATLNWPLASSLALVLFIITMALLSVLGLLMKKYHMIGDE
- a CDS encoding ABC transporter substrate-binding protein; this encodes MKKKLLSLIGIMLILFSFSGCGNSSKTSGNDDKQLVVVDWGGAYSDARKKANYEPFEKKYGVKIVVVNPTDYGKLKAMVQSGNVEWDVVNVDSDFSLRGGKQGLLEKLDYNLIKTDGIDKKFINPYGVGSDTFSVAICYGTNTFSKDNHPKNWAEFWDTAKYPGARTMWKYPLGTLESALLADGVKPEDLYPLDVDRAFKSLDKIKKNVKLWWTSGAQTPQALSSGDVTLAASWNSRIAEAKREGAPVDLEYNQALIGGDSWVIPKGAKHKDLAMKFIAYVTTPEQQAAFSKLIDDGPASSKAVDLLPEDRKKALGKTDEDAKKQIIVDVNWWADNYEAVDKRFQEWLIQ